GAACAGTTCTATATATAAGGGCACGgattttattaacttatttatgcATTTAGTAAATCAATAAGCGTCATTAATTTgttacattaaatattaattgcaCATAGGAAAATGAGGTTGTATTCaggattaataaaaataaccaaaaacagATGACAAATAATTTGTGTGTATATTATTTAAgatcaataataaatattatatcaatattatGATTGTACAGTTGATTGATTCACGTTTTCTTAGAGGATCCCCGTCAGTTGTATATTGTTGATTTTACGCGTTCACTTGTATGTGACGTTGGGATATCTGTCACGATAAAATTTCATTGTATCATATAACttgtacaatataaatatatagatCCACAATTATAAAAGAGattaaatatttgcaaaagTTAATATTGTAcgagttttatttcattttcatacaaaacaccTCTCATCAGTCGACTTACAGATTAATATTTAAGCGGTAAGAACTTATCTAATAATTGTTAATTAACTATGTCTATGTTATTTGGCATCAGTTATTTATGTTGTCTTCTCGGCGCTCGCGATCGTGTGAGGTCCGGGGCCGGCGTCTGCAAGTAAACGTTTATTGAAGTTTACTAATGAGCCATCATAGGGTAGTTTAAATAATGATCATTCATACATGCACTTGTCCATTACTCGTGCAATGGTTATAATTATCTATACCTTCAACCGTAGGTACAGTGGTGCTGTTCTTGTTTTTAGCTTCGTTTAAAGCTTTGGTAAGTCCGGAGGCCATTTGTCGGAACTCCTGGGACGCTATCGATAGCTCGCCGAGCACGAAGTTCAGGTTGCTTTGCAACTCCACGATGCGTGTCGTGATGTCGCCCACCTGGGGACCGAAACAATTGCCTTAATTACATTCGCAAAGGTATGCAATACCGCTAAGGTCGATGACTTACCTCCTTTTTCACTTTGTCCATTGTAGATGTACTCGCATTAACGAACTCCTGGGAGAATTCCTGCGAACGGAAGTATATGAGTTTGTTTTACTCCAATTAGTTTTAACAAGCTATTAAGTTAATTCGTTATGCGTGACGCTCCTGTAGGAATGTAGttactgaaattaattttagcGATTGACTGATATAACCTTCGTGGACAACGTAGGTACATACTGTCGCTCCCTGGGGACTGATAAAGAGTAAGCCCGGTTTACATTGTAAACAGCTGTGCGACAAATAAACGgcttaactaaatattaaacttcGATTACCTATACATATTAATGCTAGTTTATGCAACAGATTTTTAAGTTGAACctgttaacatttttttaactaGTCACTCCTAGGAAACCTCAAGCACCTTCTTAAAAATCAGTCTATCAAAATTATTGGAAGCTTATAACACTGGGTGTTTTCAGTGACACCAATTACTCAGGGGAAATATGATTTCGTGACTATTTCAGGAGTCTCAAAACGCCTGCTTCATAAaaaggagatgatgatgaggtactCACAGACAGCTTGTTCAAGGCCTGGCTGCTCATCATGATCTGCTTGTGCATGATGCCGATCTGCCTCCACACTTGAGACATCTCCGACTCCACCTTCGAGCTGAGAGCTTTCATCGCTGTGGTCTGGTTGCTCGTGATCGCTGTCTCCATGCTGTCCAACCTTGAGTAAGGGTAATATagatatataggtactttattaggtacaccaattctTAAATTGATCTTAGATCttattaaagtaggtgacataatgggcagtcttatcgctaagagcgctctcttccagacaaccttaggataGATTGAGAAGAGACGGAAAAGAGTATATAAAAACctctgtaaaatatttttgtaaattatgaaattataccaagttttctacaaaaaagtacataggtacacCAGTTTAGCTTCAGGAAGTGCCaatattactttgttttatactcaCTTCTTACTAACAGTGTGATTCATGTTCTTCTGTTGATTTTTCAAAAGTTCGCCGACCTCCATCAGGATCTGGTTGACGCCGTACTCGAAACGTTTCTTCGTCGCCACCACGTTGTCTGCTGTCTCCAGGATTACTTGCTCACTCTTAGATAGCAGTTGGACCTGTGGAtgcgtagttttattttaagctgTACTTCTTTACCTCATGTAACTTactgccacatacgcttcaatcgtaattgaataGTGATTTGTActcagttggatatcaatcgtatgtcgcttaagtaaaattagcagaaacGAACGCCCGGGCAAGTATGAGAGTGTTCCCAGAAATTCCATATTGCAACTAATAAGGAGAGATCTAGGGATTCTAAAACTTTGCAAAACTCcttctataaataattataattcataGATCTGAATAGTCCTAGGAAGATACCTCATTGCGCAAGGTCTCGTAGCTCCGTGAGATGTCGTTGTAGGCGTGCTCTGTCATGGTGTTGCTCTGCGTCAGGCTGCGCTGAACGTCCTCGTTGGTCGCCACCAGGCGGTCGCCCATCTCGCGCAGCTTCGTCTCCATCTTAGTTACGGCTGAAATataaagaattatttaaaacctcaCACgcttagggtgcatctacagtagtagcttgcgcatgttgagacACATGCCCAGGTTACACGCATTTTGAAAACGTTTGGGTACAGCGACTCTCgaaccaaagcaaaatacccacccgcctGCTCTTGTTACTTGCGCATGTTACCTTGCttctgctacatgcaccgtgtagacgtaCCCTTATCAATGTAGAGAATGTTATGCAATGCAGTGTTAACTCTTTCCCACATTCAGGAAGAGGTAAATAAAACCCATACCTATGTAGGTAGATATCTTAGAACGCTTTCCTACTGGCGGGTTCTTTCCTGCgtgtaatttgaaattatgttagaccaaataacgtatttaaattgttgtcgATAATCTGCACCACATTGGTTGCTACCGGTTCTGTTGCCGGAGTTACGAAAATCGTCATTGGTGTGGGATCGGCTGCCTTTGCGTAAATTACgccgaataaaaaaatacgacgGTAAGTTTTCTGCTTTAGGTAGTAGGTTTGTATTGCGTCTAACCATGAGTACCTACCATAAGCAAGACTGGGATAGGTACCTAACCAAAACGTagcaaatttttaaatatttaggaaTATACTCACCCATTTCATTATTGATGAGCAAGGTCTCGGTGGCTTTGTTGACGGAGTCGATGGTTTCATTGGTGGAGCGGTTCAGATCGGCCAGCCTTGGCAGATCCTTCCACATGCTCTCCGCATCAGATAACAAACGTTGGATCTTCTTCACCTCTATCTCTTGGCGTTCCATCACTGAGAAAAGAATAGAAATGAGGAGAATGACTTCCCACGCattgaaaacatttattatacCCTACCTAATATAGACATGAATGACTCTAATCTAAACTTAGAAAAGCTATCAATACGTTAACGATAGCAAAAATTTATGCATTCTATCTCACATGAGTTATACCTGAAAACAATTATCAGCGTTCCACAAATTGATCATTCAGTTATCGAAATTTTTTATGTCTCATtagcagtaaaaaataaaatataaacagaaaattaaaagcttatctatacataggtaagtatgtcATAAATTTAAGAACTTACTTATGCCTAATAAGTAGTTGAACTTTTCCTATTTCGACAATCGTAAATGAATAGAATACCGCGGCGAAATTCATCAATATTAGAAAGTCTTATTGTGTTGCAGCTTTCGTTGCTGAAAATTGTAGATTTCGTCTGCCGTAAATGTTGATGTGTTACATACCTTCAGACATCTTGCTGTGCCAGGCCTCATCAGCCAGAGACACCTCGTTGAGGGGCACAAAGTCCGTCTGCACTTTAGTTCCGTTGAACTCGTTCAGCTTCAGTTCATACTTGTTCAGTAGCTTCTCTGCATCTGATATGTGTTTCTCAAACGGATTTGCATCTGACGCTACCTCTAGGCACATAGATCGGAGGGACTCCTGCAATGAAAAGTAATATGAAACTGCCTCAGTACTTAAGTCATTTCGAACTTCACATTCCGGTTGTTTTTACAAAAGCAAAATTTGGGGAGTTTTCTGTCGAGAGTAGCTTTAGGAAAATAGCGTAAGGTAAACCTACCGGACTTAAACTAGTCTTGAgtgttttaatttctttcttcaCAGCATCAATTTTAGAGTCAGTGGCGTCGAGTCGCCTCAGCACGGCGTCGCCGCTGGTCGACAAGGAGTTGTCCAAGTCTGCAGGCGGCGCCGGGGCTGGTGCCAAAGCCATTAAGGCTTTTTGTATACTTTCTAGTGACTCATTTATTTTAGTCTGAGACGCCTTTTCTCGTTCTTCTTTCTGCAAAATAAAGTGACAGTGAATTTAAATCATTATCGAAAATTGACAAACTTACGGGATTTAAATTAAGCAAGCACTTCAATTTCTTCCAGCTTTCTTATAGTAGAGTATGATTGTTAAGCATTCTTAATAAACTGTCGTAAACGTTTCCTGGGGTACAACtgattaggtacttaattaccTACTCCAATTAACAGAGATAACATTGCGTAGAAGTTTGCTTGGCTAGGTGCATAGGCATACCTTTGTCACGCCAACTGACCTACTAAAGATAAGCATTAGTGGCCGGAATTCGCACAAACCTGTAAGAGTATAGTCTCTACATTGGATAACCGCTCATCTAGCCTTGAGATCATGCCTTTCAACGGTTCTAGAGTCCTGTGCTTCTTGTCGAGGCCAGTTAGCATTTTCTTGACTTGTTCGCCGAGGGCCTTTTCTCTGAACTCGTGCCTCTCGAGTTTGTCTTCCGACATTCTTATCATGTGGACTAGTGACAGCATTGCCTCCCTGATGTCTTCGTGTctaaagacaaaaatatt
This genomic interval from Helicoverpa zea isolate HzStark_Cry1AcR chromosome 18, ilHelZeax1.1, whole genome shotgun sequence contains the following:
- the LOC124638735 gene encoding putative leucine-rich repeat-containing protein DDB_G0290503 — protein: MAISSPRLWWLAMALLLWAPHTHCREFTHEDIREAMLSLVHMIRMSEDKLERHEFREKALGEQVKKMLTGLDKKHRTLEPLKGMISRLDERLSNVETILLQKEEREKASQTKINESLESIQKALMALAPAPAPPADLDNSLSTSGDAVLRRLDATDSKIDAVKKEIKTLKTSLSPESLRSMCLEVASDANPFEKHISDAEKLLNKYELKLNEFNGTKVQTDFVPLNEVSLADEAWHSKMSEVMERQEIEVKKIQRLLSDAESMWKDLPRLADLNRSTNETIDSVNKATETLLINNEMAVTKMETKLREMGDRLVATNEDVQRSLTQSNTMTEHAYNDISRSYETLRNEVQLLSKSEQVILETADNVVATKKRFEYGVNQILMEVGELLKNQQKNMNHTVSKKLDSMETAITSNQTTAMKALSSKVESEMSQVWRQIGIMHKQIMMSSQALNKLSEFSQEFVNASTSTMDKVKKEVGDITTRIVELQSNLNFVLGELSIASQEFRQMASGLTKALNEAKNKNSTTVPTVEDAGPGPHTIASAEKTT